In one window of Shewanella goraebulensis DNA:
- the polA gene encoding DNA polymerase I has protein sequence MPTIPNNPLVLVDGSSYLYRAFYAPPHLTNSKGEATGAVYGVVNMLRSLMSRYNPSHIAVVFDAKGKTFRNDMYSEYKAQRPPMPDDLRSQIAPLHAIIHALGLPLICIPGVEADDVIGTIALKASKEGRATLISTGDKDMAQLVDEHVTLINTMTDTIMGPDEVTEKFGVGPELIIDLLAMMGDKADNIPGLPGVGEKTALAMLTGVGGVDKLIENPNSVLDVTFRGSKTMPKKIEDNKEMLQLSYDLATIKTDVEWDDDWAPLEIKPQDRDELIKLFGEMEFKRWLAEVLDNKSGFSAATSTSNTEDVTPPAPALEAEYETILTEADLAKWVAKLSKAELIAVDTETTSLNYMEAKLVGISFAVEVGKAAYLPLTHDYLDAPEQLPLDYALEQLRPILESDTIKKVGQNLKYDISIFANVGITLKGVRFDTMLESYVFNSVASRHDMDGLALKYLGHKNISFEEIAGKGAKQLTFNQIDLAIASPYAAEDADITLRLHEHLWPRVEKESSLASVFNELELPLIQVLSDIERQGVLIDSMLLSQQSDELAQKIDELETKAYEIAGEKFNLSSPKQLQALFFDKLGYPVIKKTPKGAPSTAEDVLIELALDYPLPKLILQHRSLSKLKSTYTDKLPLMVNSETGRVHTSYHQANAATGRLSSSEPNLQNIPIRTEEGRRIRQAFIAPEGRKVLAADYSQIELRIMAHLSQDKGLLTAFAENKDIHKATAAEVFGVHFEEVTTEQRRRAKAVNFGLIYGMSAFGLAKQLDIPRKEAQTYIDTYFARYPGVLKYMEDTRALAAEVGYVETLYGRRLYLPDIKDRNAMRRQAAERAAINAPMQGTAADIIKKAMISINQWIKNDTQGEITMMMQVHDELVFEVAENQAETLKAKVCELMAQAASLDVTLLAEAGLGDNWDEAH, from the coding sequence ATGCCAACAATCCCCAATAATCCACTCGTCCTTGTGGATGGTTCTTCTTACCTTTATCGCGCATTTTATGCACCACCACATTTGACTAATTCAAAAGGCGAAGCAACTGGTGCTGTTTACGGTGTAGTCAACATGCTTCGCAGTTTAATGAGCCGTTACAATCCCAGTCATATTGCTGTGGTCTTTGACGCCAAAGGCAAAACATTCCGCAATGATATGTACAGCGAATATAAAGCCCAACGTCCGCCGATGCCGGATGATTTACGTTCACAAATTGCGCCGCTACATGCCATCATTCATGCGTTGGGTTTACCCTTAATCTGCATTCCTGGTGTAGAGGCTGATGACGTCATTGGAACAATTGCGCTAAAAGCCAGTAAAGAAGGTCGCGCGACCTTAATTAGTACTGGCGATAAAGATATGGCTCAACTAGTCGACGAGCACGTTACACTAATCAACACCATGACAGATACCATCATGGGGCCTGATGAAGTCACAGAAAAATTTGGTGTCGGACCAGAGCTCATTATTGACCTACTCGCCATGATGGGTGACAAAGCCGATAACATTCCTGGCTTACCTGGAGTTGGTGAAAAAACAGCTTTAGCGATGCTTACTGGAGTAGGCGGTGTCGATAAACTTATCGAAAATCCTAACAGTGTATTAGATGTCACTTTCCGTGGCTCTAAGACAATGCCTAAAAAGATTGAAGATAATAAAGAGATGCTACAGTTGTCTTACGATCTTGCTACCATCAAAACCGATGTTGAATGGGATGATGATTGGGCACCACTTGAGATTAAACCTCAAGATCGAGATGAGCTTATAAAGCTGTTCGGTGAAATGGAGTTTAAACGTTGGTTAGCTGAAGTATTAGACAACAAATCTGGCTTTTCAGCAGCCACATCAACCTCAAATACTGAGGATGTTACGCCACCAGCTCCAGCTTTAGAAGCCGAATATGAAACGATTCTCACCGAAGCGGATCTAGCTAAATGGGTTGCTAAACTATCAAAGGCGGAATTAATTGCTGTAGATACTGAAACTACTAGCCTTAATTATATGGAAGCTAAATTGGTGGGTATTTCGTTCGCAGTAGAAGTCGGAAAAGCTGCTTACTTGCCATTGACTCATGACTATTTAGATGCGCCAGAGCAGCTACCACTTGATTACGCTTTAGAGCAATTAAGACCCATTCTTGAAAGTGATACCATCAAAAAAGTTGGCCAAAACCTTAAATACGATATCAGCATCTTTGCCAATGTAGGTATTACCCTTAAAGGTGTGCGCTTTGATACCATGCTTGAGTCCTATGTGTTTAACTCAGTTGCTTCACGTCATGATATGGATGGATTAGCCCTTAAATATTTAGGTCATAAAAATATCAGTTTTGAAGAAATAGCCGGTAAAGGTGCAAAGCAACTTACCTTTAACCAAATCGATTTAGCGATTGCTAGCCCGTATGCCGCAGAAGATGCCGATATCACTCTACGCTTACATGAACACCTATGGCCAAGAGTTGAAAAAGAATCTTCTCTAGCATCGGTATTCAATGAACTTGAATTACCACTTATTCAAGTTTTATCAGATATTGAACGTCAAGGTGTGTTGATTGATAGCATGTTGCTAAGCCAGCAAAGCGATGAATTAGCGCAAAAGATTGATGAGCTTGAAACCAAAGCCTACGAAATCGCGGGCGAGAAGTTCAACTTGAGTTCTCCTAAGCAGTTACAAGCACTATTTTTTGACAAACTCGGCTACCCGGTCATCAAAAAAACGCCAAAAGGTGCGCCTTCAACAGCTGAAGATGTATTAATTGAACTGGCCTTAGATTATCCATTACCAAAGCTCATTTTACAGCACAGAAGCCTGTCTAAGCTTAAAAGCACTTATACAGACAAGCTACCTTTAATGGTCAACTCAGAAACGGGTCGCGTTCATACCAGCTATCATCAAGCTAATGCTGCAACAGGCCGATTATCATCAAGCGAGCCTAACTTACAGAATATTCCAATTCGTACAGAAGAAGGTCGCAGGATCAGACAAGCCTTTATCGCACCAGAAGGTCGCAAAGTGCTTGCAGCCGATTACTCTCAAATCGAGTTACGCATTATGGCCCATTTATCACAAGATAAAGGGTTATTAACGGCCTTTGCTGAGAATAAAGATATTCATAAAGCAACTGCCGCTGAGGTGTTTGGGGTGCATTTTGAGGAAGTCACCACAGAACAAAGGCGCCGAGCAAAAGCGGTTAACTTTGGATTAATTTACGGTATGTCAGCGTTTGGCTTAGCTAAACAATTAGATATTCCTCGTAAAGAAGCACAAACCTATATCGACACCTATTTTGCTCGTTATCCTGGTGTCCTTAAATACATGGAAGATACCAGAGCCTTAGCAGCTGAAGTTGGATATGTAGAAACACTGTATGGCCGACGTTTATACCTACCAGATATCAAAGATAGAAATGCGATGCGTCGTCAAGCAGCTGAGCGCGCAGCAATTAATGCTCCTATGCAAGGTACGGCAGCCGATATCATCAAAAAAGCGATGATCAGCATTAATCAATGGATTAAGAATGATACCCAAGGCGAAATTACGATGATGATGCAGGTTCACGATGAATTAGTCTTTGAAGTCGCAGAAAACCAAGCTGAGACACTTAAAGCCAAAGTGTGCGAATTGATGGCGCAGGCCGCGAGTTTAGATGTCACCTTACTAGCTGAAGCAGGTCTTGGAGACAACTGGGATGAAGCCCATTAG
- a CDS encoding methyltransferase domain-containing protein has protein sequence MIKCPLCSHTAEFFIQDKKRAFYSCPQCQLVFANPQSHMIPAAQLQRYGRANKATKQKQLVQFIQPLLSQISWHQDGPLTGLNFGRVLDKSSLEKIESAGHRLFQYDPFIKTDQQVFNQQYDFVCCYRVLEHFQQPFKEWSLISSLLKDNGWLAISTSLLTDLTHFSKWHFKNNPTHVSFYQQQTFEYLAQNSDFKLLFAAKELVLMQKTSKSDIKRILI, from the coding sequence ATGATTAAATGCCCGTTGTGCAGTCATACTGCTGAGTTTTTTATTCAAGATAAAAAAAGAGCTTTCTACAGCTGTCCTCAATGCCAACTGGTATTCGCTAACCCTCAATCACATATGATACCTGCCGCTCAACTACAGCGATATGGTCGTGCAAATAAAGCCACCAAACAAAAACAACTTGTCCAATTCATTCAACCTTTACTGAGCCAAATCAGCTGGCACCAAGATGGACCGCTAACAGGCCTTAACTTTGGTAGGGTATTAGATAAGAGCAGTTTAGAAAAAATTGAATCGGCTGGGCATCGTCTTTTTCAATACGACCCCTTTATCAAGACAGATCAACAAGTGTTCAATCAGCAATATGACTTTGTTTGTTGTTATCGCGTTTTAGAACATTTTCAACAACCTTTCAAAGAATGGTCATTGATATCAAGTTTATTAAAAGATAATGGTTGGTTAGCAATAAGCACCTCGCTACTGACCGACTTAACTCATTTTTCTAAATGGCACTTTAAGAACAACCCGACCCATGTCAGCTTTTATCAACAGCAAACTTTTGAGTATTTAGCACAAAACAGCGATTTTAAGCTATTATTTGCAGCAAAAGAGCTCGTATTGATGCAAAAAACATCAAAGTCTGATATAAAGCGCATCCTTATTTAG
- the yihI gene encoding Der GTPase-activating protein YihI codes for MARSKKSRKGGENGPTQAPRVKKADRKVTGSRKKDNGHKSGSRHNEALIEQQSPHVTTSKSNDPRHGSKKPVPLMIKSAETTAAPVAKVKQPKLTDEQKLLKLEDDPRFNNLLDLLEEGKDLSADDQKWLNGQLAKMEALMEKLGISDAEELPVQNANTGKKPASDDDLYERFETGADVLKDYQS; via the coding sequence ATGGCTCGTAGTAAAAAATCGCGCAAGGGCGGCGAAAACGGCCCTACACAAGCACCAAGAGTCAAAAAGGCTGATCGTAAAGTCACTGGCAGCAGAAAGAAAGACAACGGTCATAAGTCTGGTAGTCGTCATAATGAAGCCTTGATTGAACAACAATCACCGCATGTTACTACCAGTAAAAGTAATGACCCTCGTCATGGCAGCAAAAAGCCTGTGCCATTAATGATTAAATCAGCCGAAACGACTGCTGCACCTGTAGCTAAAGTTAAACAGCCTAAGCTAACTGATGAGCAAAAATTACTGAAACTAGAAGACGATCCTAGATTCAATAATTTATTGGACCTTTTAGAAGAAGGTAAAGACCTCTCAGCAGACGATCAAAAATGGTTGAATGGTCAACTTGCTAAAATGGAAGCATTAATGGAAAAACTAGGCATTTCTGATGCCGAAGAACTTCCAGTACAAAATGCTAATACTGGCAAGAAGCCAGCTTCTGATGATGATTTATACGAGCGCTTTGAAACAGGTGCAGATGTATTAAAAGACTACCAGTCTTAA
- a CDS encoding c-type cytochrome produces MKKLALALSVFAAISTPAIAEGDVEAGKTKSVMCSACHGVDGNSIAPIWPKLAGQHASYLEKQLHDFQAAAKSGGKEGRSDPTMIGMSATLSEQDIKDVSAYYASQTLNVADVTNVPAEGEALYKGGDMARGITSCMACHGPDGKGGELAGFPAIGGQHADYIKIQLNMFRDTKRNNDLNGMMQDVSKKLSDSDIEALSQYISSLK; encoded by the coding sequence ATGAAAAAGTTAGCTCTTGCGCTGTCTGTATTTGCCGCTATATCAACGCCTGCAATCGCTGAAGGTGATGTGGAAGCGGGTAAAACTAAATCAGTTATGTGTTCTGCCTGTCACGGTGTTGACGGTAACAGCATTGCTCCTATTTGGCCTAAATTGGCCGGACAGCACGCATCTTATCTAGAAAAACAATTACATGATTTCCAAGCGGCGGCTAAAAGCGGCGGCAAAGAAGGTCGTAGTGATCCTACCATGATTGGTATGTCAGCGACTTTATCAGAACAAGATATTAAAGATGTTTCTGCATATTATGCTAGTCAAACATTAAATGTCGCAGATGTTACCAATGTACCTGCCGAAGGTGAAGCCCTTTATAAAGGTGGTGACATGGCTCGTGGTATTACATCTTGTATGGCATGTCATGGACCAGATGGTAAAGGTGGCGAGCTTGCAGGCTTCCCAGCTATTGGTGGTCAGCATGCTGATTATATCAAAATTCAACTCAATATGTTCCGTGATACAAAGCGTAACAATGATTTGAATGGCATGATGCAAGATGTGTCTAAAAAGTTATCTGACAGTGATATTGAAGCGTTATCTCAATATATTTCAAGCCTTAAGTAA
- the add gene encoding adenosine deaminase, producing MINTSIPLVDLHRHLDGNVRVKTIWELGHQHGIKLPADSLDALAPFVQIQGKENSLVAFLKKLDWMVAVLADLDAVKRVAYENVADAAISGLDYAELRFSPYYMAMNHNLPIEGVVEAVIDGVKAGMKEHAVKINLIGIMSRSFGQEKCRLELEGLLAHRDALVGMDLAGDELGFPGDLFNEHFKRVRDAGLHITAHAGEAAGSESMWQAIQELGATRIGHGVNAIHDPKMMEYLVKHAIGIESCPTSNLHTSTVADYASHPFNQFLDAGVLIGLNTDDPGVSNIDIQHEYRIAKSELKLSDDQISQVQRNGVEMAFLSDSERKALYASKL from the coding sequence ATGATCAATACATCCATTCCATTAGTTGATTTACACCGTCATTTAGATGGCAATGTTAGAGTCAAAACCATTTGGGAACTCGGACATCAGCATGGAATTAAGCTGCCAGCAGACTCATTAGATGCACTGGCGCCTTTCGTTCAAATCCAAGGTAAAGAAAACAGCTTAGTGGCTTTTTTAAAAAAGCTTGATTGGATGGTTGCAGTATTGGCTGACTTAGATGCCGTTAAACGTGTTGCATATGAAAACGTAGCAGATGCTGCTATTTCAGGTTTAGATTATGCTGAATTACGCTTTAGCCCTTATTACATGGCAATGAACCATAATTTACCTATTGAAGGTGTCGTTGAAGCCGTAATTGATGGCGTTAAAGCTGGTATGAAAGAGCACGCGGTTAAAATTAACCTTATTGGGATTATGTCTCGCTCATTTGGCCAGGAAAAATGCCGCTTGGAACTTGAAGGTTTATTAGCTCACCGTGACGCTTTAGTGGGTATGGATTTGGCTGGTGATGAGTTAGGGTTCCCTGGTGATTTATTTAATGAGCATTTTAAACGTGTGCGCGATGCTGGTTTACATATTACAGCTCATGCAGGTGAAGCGGCAGGCTCTGAGAGCATGTGGCAGGCGATTCAAGAGTTAGGTGCAACACGTATTGGTCACGGTGTGAATGCAATTCATGACCCTAAAATGATGGAATATTTGGTAAAGCACGCTATTGGAATTGAGTCATGCCCAACCAGTAACTTACATACCTCAACAGTTGCTGATTACGCCTCACATCCATTTAACCAGTTTCTAGATGCTGGTGTGTTAATTGGCTTAAATACTGATGATCCTGGTGTGAGCAATATTGATATTCAGCATGAGTATCGCATTGCTAAGTCTGAACTTAAATTATCAGATGACCAAATTAGCCAAGTACAACGTAATGGCGTAGAAATGGCATTTTTATCAGATAGTGAGCGCAAGGCTTTATACGCATCAAAGTTATAA
- a CDS encoding DUF2489 domain-containing protein has protein sequence MSSLVIALAVIVIVLLACYAGYLLLKVKKQQQRTTEANQQRLNEAKAKKQQILDDIKYIAAAMLEERCEPSEGVMRIAKLFEALSMSEQMAVEFPSIFEHYDCIKAHPIKDERKALAKQQRMKLDLARMKSEAKLEQGLLDDAKKITEFHFVH, from the coding sequence GTGTCTAGCCTTGTTATTGCCCTCGCCGTCATCGTTATAGTACTTTTAGCTTGTTATGCAGGTTATCTCCTATTAAAGGTTAAGAAACAGCAACAGCGAACCACTGAAGCTAATCAACAGCGCTTAAATGAAGCAAAAGCTAAAAAGCAGCAGATACTGGATGATATAAAATATATTGCTGCAGCGATGTTAGAGGAGCGATGTGAGCCTTCAGAAGGTGTCATGCGTATCGCTAAATTATTTGAAGCATTATCAATGTCTGAACAAATGGCTGTTGAGTTCCCAAGCATTTTTGAGCATTACGACTGCATCAAAGCACATCCGATTAAAGACGAACGTAAAGCATTAGCCAAACAACAGCGAATGAAGCTAGATTTAGCACGGATGAAGTCTGAAGCTAAGCTGGAACAAGGCTTACTGGATGATGCAAAAAAAATTACAGAATTTCATTTCGTGCATTAG
- the yihA gene encoding ribosome biogenesis GTP-binding protein YihA/YsxC, which produces MSETRIDFRKTKFLISAPDIAHLDEYLPGDTGVEIAFAGRSNAGKSSALNALTEQKGLARTSKTPGRTQLINVFELDENRRLVDLPGYGFAKVPLALKNKWQKALGEYLQERACLSGVVVLMDIRHPLKDLDMQMIEWAVLSEIPVLALLTKSDKLAQNVKMKTVNAVRKELAEFGDWVKVEPFSSTKGTGKPKVLGILNEWCNPSWLTEAEQQAEQDPE; this is translated from the coding sequence GTGTCAGAAACGCGTATAGATTTTCGAAAAACCAAGTTTTTAATAAGTGCGCCAGATATTGCACATCTTGATGAGTATTTACCTGGTGATACCGGAGTAGAAATTGCGTTTGCTGGCCGCTCTAATGCAGGTAAGTCAAGTGCATTGAACGCTTTGACTGAGCAAAAAGGCTTAGCAAGAACCAGTAAAACTCCGGGCCGTACCCAGTTAATCAATGTGTTTGAATTAGATGAAAACCGTCGTTTAGTGGATTTACCAGGCTATGGTTTTGCTAAAGTACCATTAGCATTAAAAAATAAATGGCAAAAAGCCCTAGGTGAATATTTGCAGGAACGCGCTTGTTTAAGTGGTGTTGTGGTATTGATGGATATTCGTCATCCGTTAAAAGATTTAGACATGCAAATGATCGAATGGGCTGTTTTGAGCGAAATCCCAGTGTTAGCTTTATTAACTAAATCAGATAAGCTTGCGCAAAATGTGAAAATGAAAACCGTTAATGCTGTGCGTAAAGAGTTAGCTGAATTCGGGGATTGGGTAAAAGTAGAACCATTTTCTTCAACGAAGGGAACCGGAAAGCCGAAAGTATTGGGTATTCTTAATGAATGGTGCAACCCAAGCTGGCTAACAGAAGCAGAGCAACAAGCTGAACAAGATCCAGAGTAA
- the hemN gene encoding oxygen-independent coproporphyrinogen III oxidase codes for MKQPTQISWDQSMIEKYNYSGPRYTSYPTALEFDDSFTEQNLLSAIETSKSDKLSLYIHIPFCAKLCYYCGCNKVITRHAHKADQYIEYLASEIVKRAPLFKNYTVTQMHWGGGTPTFLNPEQILTLSKLIKSHFNFADEGEFSIEVDPREIELTMLDTLKEAGFNRISIGVQDFNKKVQVAVNREQDEQFIFDLMAKAKDMGFVSTNADLIYGLPHQTPETFAETIKRVIELSPDRLSIFNYAHLPSRFAAQRKIKDEDMASPQQKLDMLHQTIESLTGAGYQFIGMDHFAKPDDELSKLQNAGKLHRNFQGYTTQEECDLLGLGVSSISQIGDCYAQNQKDIRPYYESIDETGHALWKGCSLNRDDEIRRVVIKQMICHFDLDLTKIEQQFDLNFEEYFAEDLKLLQTFIDDKLVDITDRKLTISPTGRLLIRNICMCFDVYYRQKARQQQFSRVI; via the coding sequence TTGAAGCAGCCCACACAAATAAGTTGGGATCAGTCAATGATCGAAAAATATAACTACAGTGGTCCACGCTATACGTCGTACCCAACGGCGCTAGAGTTTGACGATAGTTTCACTGAGCAAAACCTACTTTCTGCGATTGAAACCAGTAAAAGTGACAAACTGTCTTTATATATTCACATTCCTTTCTGTGCCAAGCTTTGTTATTACTGTGGCTGTAATAAAGTCATTACTCGTCATGCACATAAAGCAGATCAGTACATTGAATACCTTGCGAGTGAAATTGTAAAACGTGCTCCGTTATTCAAAAACTACACTGTGACTCAAATGCATTGGGGCGGCGGTACACCAACCTTCCTAAACCCTGAGCAAATTTTAACTTTATCTAAGTTAATCAAAAGCCACTTTAACTTTGCTGACGAAGGTGAGTTTTCGATTGAGGTTGACCCTCGTGAAATCGAACTAACCATGCTTGACACCTTAAAAGAAGCTGGATTTAACCGTATTTCTATTGGTGTTCAGGACTTTAATAAAAAAGTTCAAGTTGCTGTTAACCGCGAACAAGACGAACAGTTCATTTTCGACTTAATGGCGAAAGCAAAAGATATGGGCTTTGTATCGACTAATGCCGATTTGATTTACGGCTTACCGCATCAAACTCCTGAAACATTTGCTGAAACAATTAAGCGTGTGATTGAGTTGTCGCCAGATCGTTTATCTATCTTTAACTACGCTCACTTACCATCGCGCTTTGCCGCTCAGCGTAAAATTAAAGATGAAGATATGGCTTCTCCGCAACAAAAGCTTGATATGTTGCACCAAACTATTGAATCTCTTACTGGTGCTGGTTATCAATTCATCGGTATGGATCACTTTGCTAAGCCAGATGATGAGCTATCGAAGTTACAAAATGCTGGTAAGCTACATCGTAATTTCCAAGGTTACACGACCCAAGAAGAGTGTGACTTACTTGGTTTAGGCGTATCTTCAATCAGCCAAATTGGTGATTGCTACGCGCAAAACCAAAAAGACATTCGTCCTTACTATGAGTCAATTGATGAAACAGGTCATGCCTTATGGAAGGGTTGTAGCTTAAATCGTGATGATGAAATTCGTCGCGTTGTTATCAAGCAGATGATTTGTCATTTCGATTTAGATCTCACTAAGATTGAACAACAGTTTGACCTTAACTTTGAAGAATACTTTGCTGAAGATTTAAAACTGCTTCAAACATTCATTGATGACAAACTTGTTGATATTACTGACCGTAAGCTAACAATTAGCCCAACAGGCCGTTTGTTAATTCGTAATATTTGTATGTGTTTTGATGTTTATTACCGTCAAAAAGCGCGTCAACAACAGTTCTCTCGTGTGATTTAA
- a CDS encoding DUF885 domain-containing protein — protein sequence MRKLILPAIIMLAVTGCKMTTGSKAQYYLGETQKAETNTSTPKQTQSATVEDMSLKAIIDSAWQINLDYSPQMAYSLGDEAKAALLPDLSPETLAEKNLRLKTLLSSLKQLDIDKLSKTDKINAQILQYQLQNDVDMYTYKDHYLPITAESGFHAYIASIANGRLHSEADYQNYLAKLNALPKYFAQQTFWLQQGSSSGITPAKVTLNGFEDSISAYIVDVEDSGYYKPFTDFPEHFSDAQKAELAAEGKKVVKEKVLPLYQQFFDYMTQEYIPNARTSIAAKDMPNGKAFYQNRVEYYTTLNMTADEVHQLGLQEVARIRAEMEQVIADVEFKGTFAEFLHFLRTDPQFYPKTAEELLKEAAYIAKKADAVLPQYFATLPRTPYGIKPVPAEIAPKYTTGRYSGSNRDDEAGYYWVNTYALNKRPLYEMEALTLHEAVPGHHLQISLNKELTDLPNFRRYSYISAFGEGWGLYSEYLGLEAGFYQDPYSNFGRLTYEMWRAARLVVDTGMHTKGWSRDEAIEFMASNTALSMHNVTTEIDRYISWPGQALSYKIGELTIKRLRDKAESELGERFDIRLFHDALLQNGSVTMDILEQKVDEFIEEQKAA from the coding sequence ATGCGTAAGCTCATCTTGCCTGCGATAATCATGCTGGCTGTGACTGGCTGTAAAATGACAACAGGTTCAAAAGCTCAATATTATCTCGGTGAAACTCAAAAAGCTGAGACAAATACCAGCACACCAAAGCAAACCCAAAGTGCAACTGTTGAGGATATGAGCCTAAAAGCAATTATAGATAGCGCATGGCAAATTAACTTAGATTACTCACCTCAGATGGCATATTCATTGGGTGACGAAGCTAAAGCCGCATTGCTACCTGACTTATCGCCGGAAACCCTAGCGGAAAAAAACTTACGCCTAAAAACGTTATTGTCCTCTTTAAAGCAACTAGATATAGATAAGCTATCTAAAACAGATAAAATCAACGCTCAAATCTTGCAATATCAGCTACAAAACGATGTTGATATGTATACTTATAAAGATCACTATCTGCCAATAACTGCAGAAAGTGGTTTTCATGCTTATATTGCGTCGATAGCTAATGGCAGACTTCATAGTGAAGCAGACTACCAAAACTATTTAGCAAAACTGAATGCATTGCCCAAGTATTTTGCCCAGCAAACCTTTTGGTTACAACAAGGTTCAAGCAGTGGTATCACTCCAGCAAAAGTAACCTTAAATGGCTTCGAAGACAGCATTAGTGCTTATATTGTTGATGTCGAAGACAGTGGCTATTACAAGCCTTTTACTGATTTTCCGGAACACTTTTCCGATGCGCAGAAAGCAGAGTTAGCAGCCGAAGGGAAAAAAGTCGTCAAAGAGAAGGTATTGCCCCTGTATCAACAGTTTTTTGATTATATGACTCAGGAATATATCCCTAATGCACGCACATCTATTGCAGCTAAAGATATGCCCAATGGCAAAGCTTTTTATCAAAATAGAGTGGAGTACTACACCACTTTGAATATGACTGCAGATGAAGTTCATCAACTTGGCTTACAAGAAGTTGCCCGTATTCGAGCCGAGATGGAGCAGGTCATTGCTGATGTGGAATTTAAAGGTACGTTTGCAGAATTCTTGCACTTTTTAAGAACCGATCCGCAATTTTATCCGAAAACAGCAGAAGAGTTATTAAAAGAAGCCGCATATATCGCCAAAAAAGCGGATGCGGTTTTGCCACAATACTTTGCCACTCTTCCTCGTACTCCTTATGGAATTAAACCAGTTCCAGCTGAAATAGCCCCTAAATACACCACTGGTCGTTACTCAGGCTCCAATCGTGATGATGAAGCGGGTTACTACTGGGTCAACACTTATGCATTAAATAAACGCCCACTTTACGAAATGGAAGCACTGACTCTACACGAAGCTGTACCAGGGCATCACTTGCAAATATCACTCAATAAAGAATTAACCGATTTACCCAACTTCAGGCGTTATAGCTATATTTCGGCTTTCGGTGAAGGTTGGGGATTATATTCTGAATATTTAGGACTTGAAGCAGGCTTTTATCAAGATCCCTATAGTAACTTTGGTCGGTTAACATATGAAATGTGGCGAGCAGCGCGACTAGTCGTCGATACTGGAATGCACACTAAAGGTTGGAGTCGAGATGAAGCCATTGAATTTATGGCAAGTAACACCGCTTTATCAATGCACAATGTCACAACTGAAATCGACCGTTATATCTCATGGCCAGGACAAGCGCTATCATACAAAATCGGCGAACTGACCATAAAACGATTACGTGATAAAGCAGAGTCAGAGCTAGGTGAGAGGTTTGATATTCGGTTGTTCCATGATGCTTTATTGCAAAATGGCTCAGTGACCATGGACATTCTCGAACAAAAAGTCGATGAATTTATTGAAGAGCAAAAAGCCGCCTAA